A section of the Triticum dicoccoides isolate Atlit2015 ecotype Zavitan chromosome 7A, WEW_v2.0, whole genome shotgun sequence genome encodes:
- the LOC119327783 gene encoding uncharacterized protein LOC119327783 — protein MDPADVLNVRFHYGGEFIRIGPSLDYVGGDTAMSVLERDKLSLPELKGFLADHLTVKDSMKIYFLMPGRQLVNGLLFLHTDEGCMQMSEHITDAGVADIYVEYNGEQDEPEEDASGSDFEDELDDLMDNDDEPDAVITAEEEDIVQGNVQAVNAVPEQDILEHILVPNEGGVVTEIISSPVKHNIRVDALSQGSLPRLSRF, from the coding sequence ATGGATCCAGCAGATGTTTTGAATGTCAGGTTTCATTATGGGGGAGAGTTCATCCGCATTGGTCCATCCCTTGATTATGTTGGGGGAGATACTGCAATGTCAGTGCTTGAGAGGGATAAGTTATCACTGCCAGAGCTAAAAGGATTTTTAGCTGATCATTTGACTGTGAAAGATAGTATGAAGATATATTTTCTCATGCCCGGGAGAcagttagtaaatggattattgttTCTGCATACTGATGAAGGTTGCATGCAAATGTCAGAGCACATTACTGATGCAGGGGTTGCTGACATATATGTTGAGTATAATGGTGAACAAGATGAGCCAGAAGAAGATGCTAGTGGCTCTGATTTTGAAGATGAATTGGATGATCTGATGGACAATGATGATGAACCAGATGCTGTTATCactgcagaagaagaagatattGTTCAAGGCAATGTGCAGGCAGTTAATGCAGTACCAGAGCAAGACATTTTGGAACATATCCTGGTTCCTAATGAAGGTGGTGTGGTTACTGAAATTATAAGCAGCCCTGTGAAGCACAATATCAGAGTTGATGCTCTTTCCCAAGGCTCTTTACCAAGGCTCTCAAGGTTCTGA